The following proteins are encoded in a genomic region of Mycobacterium kiyosense:
- a CDS encoding TIGR03085 family protein, protein MSVARRERAALVETMRSAGPDAPTLCEGWDTRDLAAHLVIREYRPDAAPGILIPYFAGHTDKLQNKVAQETDWETLVDKVASGPPAYSPFKLLDAVANVAEMFIHNEDVRRAQPGWEPRELEPKLVERLRKTVPLMGRLTLSKVPGRVALRTNDGKTILIAGHGPAVTVTGNPEELLLFAVGRTARVDFEGDESAVQAVKDAPKGL, encoded by the coding sequence TTGTCCGTCGCACGACGCGAGCGTGCCGCTCTGGTAGAGACCATGCGCAGCGCCGGCCCCGACGCCCCCACCCTCTGCGAGGGCTGGGACACCCGAGATCTGGCGGCCCACCTGGTGATCAGGGAGTACCGCCCGGACGCCGCGCCGGGCATCCTCATCCCGTACTTCGCCGGCCACACCGATAAGCTGCAGAACAAGGTCGCTCAGGAGACGGACTGGGAGACGCTGGTGGACAAGGTCGCCTCCGGCCCGCCCGCCTACTCGCCGTTCAAACTGCTCGACGCGGTGGCCAACGTCGCCGAGATGTTCATCCACAACGAGGACGTCCGCCGCGCCCAGCCCGGCTGGGAGCCGCGCGAACTGGAGCCGAAGCTCGTCGAGCGGCTGCGCAAAACCGTGCCGCTGATGGGCCGGCTGACCCTGTCGAAGGTGCCGGGCCGGGTGGCCCTGCGCACCAACGACGGCAAGACGATCCTGATCGCCGGCCACGGCCCGGCCGTTACCGTCACTGGCAATCCCGAGGAATTGCTGCTGTTCGCCGTCGGCCGGACCGCCCGGGTGGACTTCGAGGGCGACGAGTCCGCGGTGCAAGCCGTCAAGGATGCGCCCAAGGGCCTGTAG
- the desA3_1 gene encoding NADPH-dependent stearoyl-CoA 9-desaturase produces the protein MAITDIKEYAHLTTEDIEQLAQELDAIRADIEESRGERDARYIRRSIQLQRALAAGGRAALFASRNRYAWLAGTGMLAMAKIIENMELGHNITHGQWDWMNDPEIHSTEWEWDTTCPSVQWKHSHNFVHHKYTNVVDLDADVGYGIMRVTRDEPWEPYYLGNPIYNMLLGTLFEWGVALHHIESKKLRKKEKTWAEARKDLRIIGKKVAKQAGKDYVVFPALTGRNWKHTIKANMTANLIRNYWAYMVIFCGHFPDGAEKFTVEEFENETKGEWYLRQMLGSANFNAGPIMAFVSGNLCYQIEHHLFPDLPSNRYAEIAVRVRELCDKYDLPYTTGSLGRQYFQSFWTILKLALPDKYLKASSDDAPETRSERKFAIRKGVRDSFVDPETGKRRGLRTALRELRAA, from the coding sequence ATGGCTATCACCGACATCAAGGAATACGCCCACCTCACCACCGAGGACATCGAGCAACTCGCTCAAGAATTGGACGCGATCCGCGCCGACATCGAGGAGTCCCGCGGCGAACGCGACGCACGCTACATCCGGCGCTCCATCCAGTTGCAGCGGGCGCTGGCCGCCGGCGGCCGAGCTGCGTTGTTCGCCAGCCGGAACCGCTACGCGTGGCTGGCCGGCACGGGAATGCTCGCGATGGCCAAGATCATCGAGAACATGGAACTGGGCCACAACATCACCCACGGGCAATGGGACTGGATGAACGACCCAGAGATCCACTCCACCGAATGGGAGTGGGATACCACCTGCCCGAGCGTGCAGTGGAAGCACTCGCACAATTTCGTGCACCACAAGTACACCAACGTCGTGGACCTGGACGCCGATGTCGGGTACGGCATCATGCGCGTCACCCGCGACGAGCCTTGGGAGCCTTACTATCTCGGCAACCCGATCTACAACATGCTGCTGGGCACCCTGTTCGAATGGGGGGTGGCGCTGCACCACATCGAGTCCAAGAAGCTGCGCAAGAAGGAGAAGACCTGGGCCGAGGCCCGCAAGGATCTGCGCATCATCGGCAAGAAGGTCGCCAAGCAGGCCGGCAAGGACTACGTGGTCTTCCCGGCGCTGACCGGACGCAACTGGAAGCACACCATCAAGGCCAATATGACGGCCAACCTGATTCGCAACTACTGGGCGTACATGGTGATCTTCTGCGGCCACTTCCCGGACGGCGCCGAGAAATTCACCGTCGAGGAGTTCGAGAACGAGACCAAGGGCGAGTGGTACCTGCGGCAGATGCTCGGATCGGCGAACTTCAACGCCGGACCGATCATGGCGTTCGTCAGCGGGAACCTGTGCTACCAGATCGAGCATCACCTGTTCCCGGACCTGCCCAGCAACCGGTACGCGGAGATCGCAGTGCGGGTGCGCGAACTGTGCGACAAGTACGACCTGCCCTACACCACGGGATCGCTTGGGCGACAGTACTTCCAGTCGTTCTGGACGATCCTGAAGCTGGCGTTGCCGGACAAGTACCTCAAGGCCTCCTCCGACGACGCGCCGGAGACCCGCTCGGAACGCAAGTTCGCGATCCGCAAGGGCGTCCGGGACAGCTTCGTCGACCCGGAGACCGGAAAGCGGCGCGGTCTGCGCACCGCACTGCGGGAGCTGCGGGCGGCGTGA
- a CDS encoding NADPH oxidoreductase, which produces MSSTLRSLTRWSSAPAKGVETASKPWVNIPRGLAARATTPLLPDDYLKLLNPLWSARELRGRVVDVKSETSDSATVTIKPGWGFSGKYDPGQYVGIGLRVDGRWHWRSYSLTSVPKRDNKNITITVKATPEGFLSTHLVKGVKPGTIVRLASPKGDFALPDPPPEKILFITAGSGITPVMAMLRTLNSRGQQADVVHIHSAPTIDDVIFCDELRELEKKQEGYRLHLQLTESQGHLEFGDLNDIVADWQERPAWVCGPPALLDEAEKCWKEADLDDQLHMERFTIAATDKGGEGGTVTFAISDKTLEIDGATTLLEAGEEAGIQMPFGCRMGICQSCVLPLEAGHVRDIRSGIEHREGDRIQTCISTASGDCTLKI; this is translated from the coding sequence ATGAGTTCGACTCTTCGCAGCCTCACCCGGTGGAGCTCGGCTCCCGCCAAAGGCGTCGAGACGGCATCGAAACCCTGGGTCAACATTCCCCGGGGCCTGGCCGCCCGGGCCACCACCCCGTTGCTTCCCGACGACTATCTCAAGCTGCTCAATCCGCTCTGGTCGGCGCGGGAGCTGCGCGGGCGCGTCGTGGACGTCAAATCGGAAACCTCCGATTCGGCGACGGTCACGATCAAACCTGGCTGGGGTTTCTCCGGCAAGTACGACCCGGGACAGTACGTCGGCATCGGGCTGCGGGTGGACGGGCGCTGGCACTGGCGCTCCTACTCGCTGACGTCAGTTCCCAAGCGCGACAACAAGAACATCACCATCACCGTCAAGGCCACCCCCGAAGGCTTTCTGTCGACGCACCTGGTCAAAGGTGTGAAACCGGGAACCATCGTGCGATTGGCAAGTCCGAAAGGCGATTTCGCGCTGCCCGATCCGCCGCCGGAGAAGATCCTGTTCATCACCGCCGGCAGCGGTATCACCCCGGTGATGGCGATGTTGCGCACCCTGAATTCCCGCGGACAACAAGCCGACGTGGTGCACATCCATTCCGCACCGACCATCGACGACGTCATCTTCTGTGACGAATTGCGGGAATTGGAGAAGAAGCAAGAGGGCTACCGGCTGCACCTGCAGCTCACCGAGAGTCAGGGACATTTGGAGTTCGGGGACCTCAATGACATCGTGGCCGACTGGCAGGAACGTCCGGCGTGGGTGTGCGGGCCGCCGGCGTTGCTGGACGAGGCCGAGAAATGCTGGAAAGAAGCAGATCTCGACGATCAGCTACATATGGAGCGGTTCACCATCGCCGCCACCGACAAGGGCGGTGAAGGCGGCACCGTAACCTTCGCGATCTCCGACAAGACGCTGGAGATCGACGGTGCCACAACGCTTTTGGAAGCCGGTGAAGAAGCCGGAATCCAGATGCCGTTCGGCTGCCGGATGGGTATCTGCCAATCCTGTGTGCTCCCGTTGGAGGCGGGTCACGTGCGCGACATCCGGTCGGGAATCGAGCACCGCGAAGGTGACCGCATCCAGACCTGCATCTCCACCGCCTCCGGCGACTGCACGCTCAAGATCTAG
- the lprD gene encoding putative lipoprotein LprD: MSKQANTRHHRLAAIALVIAAACGCLALGWWQWTRFQSVSGSYQNLGYALQWPMFAAFCVYAYRKFVRYEQAPPQPSGTVTEIPAGLLPERPQPAAEQTDDPALREYNAYLAELAQHDAEKQNRTTA, translated from the coding sequence GTGTCCAAGCAGGCCAACACCCGGCACCACCGGCTCGCGGCGATCGCCTTGGTGATCGCCGCGGCATGCGGCTGCCTGGCACTGGGCTGGTGGCAGTGGACGCGGTTCCAGTCCGTGTCGGGCAGCTACCAGAACCTCGGATACGCGCTGCAGTGGCCGATGTTCGCCGCGTTCTGCGTCTACGCCTACCGGAAATTCGTCCGATACGAGCAAGCACCGCCGCAGCCCAGCGGCACCGTCACCGAGATACCGGCCGGGCTGTTACCGGAGCGGCCGCAACCCGCAGCAGAACAGACCGATGACCCGGCTCTGCGCGAGTACAACGCTTACCTGGCCGAGCTCGCCCAGCACGACGCCGAGAAACAGAACAGGACCACCGCATGA
- a CDS encoding non-canonical purine NTP pyrophosphatase, with protein MASRNRKKLAELQRVLDAAGLSGMTLVSLDDVEPFDEAPETGATFEDNALAKARDAFAATGLPSVADDSGLEVAALNGMPGVLSARWSGRHGDDAANTALLLAQLRDVPDGRRGAAFVSACALVSPTDEVVVRGEWTGAIGREPRGDGGFGYDPVFLPDDAGGRTAAELSPAEKDTVSHRGRALQLLLPALRALSTARRGTAL; from the coding sequence GTGGCCAGCCGTAACCGCAAGAAGCTGGCCGAGTTGCAGCGGGTGTTGGACGCTGCGGGGTTGTCCGGGATGACGTTGGTGTCCTTGGACGACGTCGAGCCGTTCGACGAGGCCCCCGAGACCGGCGCGACGTTCGAGGACAACGCGTTGGCCAAGGCGCGCGACGCATTCGCCGCGACCGGGTTGCCGAGCGTCGCCGACGATTCCGGGTTGGAAGTGGCCGCGTTGAACGGGATGCCCGGGGTGTTGTCGGCACGCTGGTCGGGCCGGCACGGCGACGATGCGGCCAACACGGCTCTGCTGCTGGCGCAACTTCGCGACGTGCCCGACGGGCGCCGCGGCGCCGCGTTCGTCTCGGCGTGCGCGCTGGTCTCTCCCACGGACGAGGTGGTGGTGCGCGGGGAGTGGACCGGCGCCATCGGCCGGGAGCCGCGCGGCGACGGCGGCTTCGGCTACGACCCGGTATTTCTTCCCGATGACGCCGGCGGCCGGACCGCGGCCGAGCTCAGTCCGGCCGAGAAGGACACGGTCTCGCACCGCGGGCGGGCGCTGCAGCTGCTGCTGCCGGCCCTGCGGGCGCTGTCGACGGCTAGACGGGGAACTGCGCTTTGA
- the rph gene encoding ribonuclease PH, whose protein sequence is MSKREDGRLDDELRPVVITRGFTENPAGSVLIEFGRTKVLCTASVTEGVPRWRKGSGLGWLTAEYAMLPSATHTRSDRESVKGRPSGRTQEISRLVGRSLRACIDLGALGENTIAVDCDVLQADGGTRTAAITGAYVALADAVTYLSALGKLSDPRPLSCAIAAISVGVVDGRVRADLPYEEDSRAEVDMNVVATDTGTLVEVQGTGEGATFPRSTLDKLLDVALAGCDKLFAAQREALALPYPGELPERKPQPKAFGS, encoded by the coding sequence GTGTCAAAACGAGAAGACGGCCGCCTCGACGACGAGCTACGTCCAGTGGTCATCACCCGGGGTTTCACCGAGAATCCAGCGGGTTCGGTGTTGATCGAATTCGGCCGCACCAAGGTACTGTGCACCGCCAGCGTCACCGAAGGCGTGCCCCGTTGGCGTAAGGGATCGGGCCTGGGTTGGCTGACCGCCGAGTACGCGATGCTGCCGTCGGCCACCCACACCCGGTCGGACCGTGAGTCGGTGAAGGGCCGGCCCAGTGGCCGCACCCAGGAGATCAGCCGGTTGGTCGGTCGCTCGTTGCGGGCGTGTATCGATCTCGGGGCGCTGGGGGAGAACACCATCGCCGTCGACTGCGATGTGTTGCAGGCGGATGGCGGCACCCGGACCGCCGCCATCACCGGCGCGTACGTGGCGCTGGCCGACGCGGTGACCTACCTGTCCGCACTGGGCAAGCTGTCCGATCCCCGACCGTTGTCGTGCGCCATCGCCGCGATCAGTGTCGGGGTGGTCGACGGTCGGGTCCGCGCCGACCTGCCCTACGAGGAGGACTCGCGCGCCGAGGTCGACATGAACGTCGTCGCGACCGACACCGGGACGCTGGTCGAGGTGCAGGGCACCGGCGAAGGTGCGACGTTTCCGCGGTCGACTTTGGACAAGTTGCTCGACGTGGCGCTGGCGGGTTGCGACAAGCTGTTCGCCGCCCAGCGCGAGGCGCTGGCGCTGCCCTACCCGGGTGAGCTGCCCGAGCGCAAGCCGCAACCGAAGGCGTTCGGAAGCTGA
- a CDS encoding hypothetical protein (frameshifted, insertion at around 4318162), whose product MCPRVVAHPTESFGLRFTDPTGASLVYSGDTGACEQLVELARGADAFLCEASWTHSPKHPPALHLSGTEAGRAAAQAGVRELLLTHIPPWTSREDVISEAKAEFEGPVHAVVPGETFEVRNS is encoded by the coding sequence TTGTGCCCCCGGGTGGTCGCGCATCCCACCGAGTCGTTCGGTCTGCGCTTCACCGACCCCACCGGGGCGTCGCTGGTGTACAGCGGCGACACCGGCGCGTGCGAACAATTGGTCGAGCTCGCCCGCGGCGCCGACGCCTTCCTGTGCGAGGCGTCCTGGACGCATTCGCCGAAACATCCGCCGGCGCTGCATCTTTCCGGCACCGAGGCCGGCCGGGCCGCGGCTCAGGCGGGAGTGCGCGAGTTGCTGCTGACCCACATTCCGCCGTGGACGTCGCGGGAGGACGTGATCAGCGAGGCCAAGGCCGAGTTCGAGGGTCCGGTGCACGCAGTGGTGCCCGGTGAGACGTTCGAGGTCCGCAACTCCTAG
- the murI_2 gene encoding glutamate racemase, with protein MSTPLSPVGIFDSGVGGLTVARAIIDQLPDEEIIYVGDTGNGPYGPLTIPQIRAHALAIGDDLVGRGVKVLVIACNSASAACLRDARERYDVPVVEVILPAVRRAVAATRNGRIGVIGTRATITSHAYQDAFAAARDTEITAVACPRFVDFVERGVTSGRQVLGLAEGYLEPLQRAEVDTLVLGCTHYPLLSGLIQLVMGDEVTLVSSAEETAKQVLRVLTERELLRPHPVESDGAAPPSRVFEATGDPEAFTRLAARFLGPAVTGVEPVRHTRVH; from the coding sequence ATGAGTACGCCGCTGTCGCCGGTCGGGATATTCGACTCCGGCGTGGGCGGCTTGACGGTCGCGCGGGCGATCATCGACCAGTTGCCGGATGAGGAGATCATCTACGTCGGCGACACCGGCAATGGTCCGTATGGTCCGCTGACCATCCCGCAGATCCGTGCCCACGCGCTGGCCATCGGTGACGACCTGGTCGGCCGCGGGGTGAAGGTCCTGGTGATCGCCTGCAACTCGGCCTCGGCCGCCTGCCTGCGGGATGCGCGGGAACGTTACGACGTGCCCGTCGTCGAGGTGATCCTGCCGGCGGTGCGCCGCGCGGTGGCCGCCACCCGCAATGGGCGGATCGGGGTGATCGGCACCCGGGCCACCATCACCTCACACGCCTACCAGGATGCGTTCGCTGCGGCCCGCGACACCGAGATCACCGCGGTGGCCTGCCCGCGGTTCGTCGACTTCGTCGAGCGGGGCGTCACCAGCGGTCGTCAGGTACTCGGCCTGGCCGAGGGTTACCTGGAGCCGCTGCAACGCGCCGAAGTGGACACGCTGGTGCTGGGCTGCACGCACTACCCGCTGTTGTCCGGGTTGATCCAACTGGTGATGGGGGACGAGGTCACACTCGTCTCCAGTGCCGAGGAGACGGCCAAGCAGGTGCTGCGCGTTCTCACCGAACGGGAACTGCTGCGGCCCCACCCGGTCGAATCCGACGGCGCAGCCCCGCCGTCACGGGTGTTCGAGGCCACCGGCGACCCGGAGGCGTTCACCCGGCTGGCGGCCCGGTTCCTGGGTCCCGCCGTGACGGGCGTCGAACCCGTTCGTCATACACGTGTCCACTAG
- a CDS encoding hypothetical protein (frameshifted, insertion at around 4320010,4319610), with translation MWGILFAPLLHANWGHLIANTVPVLVLGFLMTLAGLSRFVWATAIIWILGGFGTWLIGDMGSSCRPTDHIGASGLIFGWLAFLLVFGIFVRKLWNIVIGLAVLFVYGGVLLGALPVLGGVWRRVLAGAPVRRTGRSGGGVSAVIAGTQSPGTEAVHPCFPLSHEYAAVAGRDIRLRRGRLDGRAGDHRPVAG, from the coding sequence TTGTGGGGCATCCTGTTCGCGCCGCTGCTGCACGCGAACTGGGGGCACCTGATCGCCAACACCGTGCCGGTGCTGGTGCTGGGCTTTCTGATGACGCTGGCCGGATTGTCCCGATTCGTCTGGGCCACCGCGATCATCTGGATCCTGGGTGGCTTCGGCACCTGGCTGATCGGCGATATGGGCAGCAGCTGCCGTCCGACCGACCACATCGGAGCCTCCGGCCTGATCTTCGGCTGGCTGGCGTTCCTGCTGGTGTTCGGGATCTTCGTGCGCAAGCTGTGGAACATCGTCATCGGGCTGGCGGTGCTGTTCGTGTACGGCGGTGTGCTGCTGGGCGCACTGCCGGTGCTCGGGGGTGTGTGGCGGCGTGTCCTGGCAGGGGCACCTGTGCGGCGCACTGGCCGGAGTGGTGGCGGCGTATCTGCTGTCATCGCCGGAACGCAAAGCCCGGGAACGGAAGCGGTCCATCCGTGCTTCCCGTTGAGCCATGAGTACGCCGCTGTCGCCGGTCGGGATATTCGACTCCGGCGTGGGCGGCTTGACGGTCGCGCGGGCGATCATCGACCAGTTGCCGGATGA
- a CDS encoding putative aminopeptidase encodes MNSLTDVGGIRVGHYHRLDPDAFLGGGWACGTTVVLTPPGTVGAVDCRGGAPGTRETDLLDPINSVRYVDAVVLSGGSAYGLAAADGVMRWLEEHQRGVAMGGGVVPIVPAAVVFDLPVGAWDCRPTAEFGYAACQAADTAGDAAPVPLGIAGAGVGARAGVLKGGVGTASRTLPSGVTVGALAIVNAAGDAVDRATGLPWMAELIGEFALTPPPHDQVAALAELPSPLSQLNTTIAVVATDAVLSPAACRRVAVAAHDGLARTLRPAHTPLDGDTVFALATGAIEVPPSPNTPAALSPETAVITAVGAAAADCLARAVVSGVIAAESVAGIPAYRDVVPGAFAKHTG; translated from the coding sequence ATGAACTCGCTCACCGACGTCGGCGGAATCCGCGTCGGCCATTACCACCGGCTGGACCCCGACGCGTTCCTCGGCGGCGGCTGGGCCTGTGGCACCACGGTGGTGTTGACGCCGCCCGGGACCGTGGGTGCCGTCGACTGCCGCGGCGGCGCGCCCGGCACCCGGGAGACCGACCTGCTCGACCCGATCAACAGCGTCCGCTACGTGGACGCGGTGGTGCTGTCCGGCGGCAGCGCCTACGGATTGGCCGCCGCCGACGGCGTGATGCGCTGGCTGGAGGAACACCAGCGCGGGGTGGCGATGGGCGGCGGTGTGGTGCCGATCGTGCCGGCCGCGGTGGTGTTCGACCTGCCGGTCGGGGCCTGGGATTGTCGGCCGACCGCCGAATTCGGTTATGCCGCATGCCAAGCCGCCGATACAGCCGGCGACGCGGCGCCCGTCCCGCTGGGCATCGCCGGGGCCGGCGTGGGTGCGCGTGCCGGGGTGCTCAAGGGCGGCGTGGGAACCGCGTCTCGCACGCTGCCGTCCGGAGTGACTGTCGGCGCGCTGGCCATTGTGAACGCCGCCGGTGACGCCGTCGACCGGGCTACCGGCCTGCCGTGGATGGCGGAACTGATCGGCGAGTTCGCGCTGACGCCACCGCCGCACGACCAGGTCGCGGCGCTGGCGGAACTGCCGTCGCCGCTGAGCCAGCTGAACACGACCATCGCCGTCGTGGCCACCGACGCGGTGCTGAGCCCGGCGGCCTGCCGCAGGGTGGCGGTCGCCGCGCACGACGGTCTGGCGCGCACCCTGCGTCCGGCGCACACGCCGCTGGACGGTGACACCGTCTTCGCGCTGGCGACGGGCGCAATCGAGGTGCCGCCGTCACCCAATACCCCCGCCGCGTTGTCGCCGGAAACGGCCGTGATCACCGCGGTTGGTGCCGCCGCGGCCGACTGCCTGGCGCGGGCGGTGGTGTCCGGGGTGATCGCCGCCGAGTCGGTGGCCGGGATACCGGCTTACCGTGACGTGGTGCCGGGCGCGTTCGCCAAGCACACCGGTTAG